A single region of the Austwickia chelonae genome encodes:
- a CDS encoding VOC family protein yields the protein MDDVRGLTIALNAGEFNEVLDFYTHVFGHGPDTAPLDDFLEWQIAPGAWLQISTGHDRPGANNARVRLEVADIDIAVKRLTDVDVPVGETVIIQDVVGFANFSDNWGNALGFYQLLSPREILNPAERARRDAARAEEIARKNATEEALNPGDNPNLPPTGAGVPGQS from the coding sequence ATGGATGACGTCCGAGGCCTGACAATCGCCCTCAACGCGGGCGAATTCAACGAAGTCCTCGACTTCTACACCCACGTCTTCGGGCACGGGCCCGACACGGCGCCGCTCGACGACTTCCTCGAATGGCAGATCGCACCCGGAGCCTGGCTCCAGATCTCCACCGGACACGACCGGCCCGGTGCCAACAATGCCCGGGTACGCCTCGAAGTGGCCGACATCGACATCGCCGTCAAACGGCTCACCGACGTCGACGTCCCCGTCGGGGAAACGGTCATCATCCAGGACGTCGTCGGCTTCGCGAACTTCTCCGACAACTGGGGCAACGCCCTCGGCTTCTACCAGCTGCTCAGCCCACGAGAGATTCTCAACCCCGCCGAACGCGCCCGCCGTGACGCCGCCCGCGCCGAAGAGATCGCCCGGAAGAATGCCACCGAAGAAGCCCTCAACCCCGGCGACAACCCCAACCTGCCGCCGACCGGAGCCGGAGTGCCCGGCCAATCCTGA
- a CDS encoding amino acid permease: MRVMRTKSIEQSIAETDEPEFQLRKQLTAVDLTVFGIGVIIGAGIFTLTGRAAHLYAGPSIVISFAVAAFACGLAALCYAEFASTVPVSGSAYTFSYATLGELVAWIIGWDLLLEMMLGASVVAQGWSQYFVVLLSRVGITWPASLAPGSWFDLPAFLLVVVLTALIAYGIKESMRVNLILVALKLFIVLFVIVAGLFYVNASNYSPFIPEAKASAEVGGSWLTAPLVQTLFGFTPTTFGWGGIFAGASIVFFAYIGFDVVATTAEEAKNPQRDLPIGIIASLVICTVLYIAVSLVITGMVPYEQINPKAALATAFESVGRPAYATLIAAGAVAGLCTVVMTLMIGATRVTFAMSRDWLLPASWGVTSSRTGTPVRLTLAIGLFVALVAGFTPIGTLEEMVNIGTLTAFILVSLAVPALRRKRPDLKRSFKVPGSPVLPVLSAVACFWLTLNLSVETWIRFVAWMALGLAIYFAYGYRNSRLEKNAPTAEAQDAARHEHHGGNPAVGGDF; encoded by the coding sequence ATGCGCGTCATGCGGACGAAGTCGATCGAGCAGTCGATCGCAGAGACGGATGAACCGGAGTTCCAGCTCAGGAAGCAGCTCACCGCGGTTGATCTCACCGTTTTCGGTATCGGCGTCATCATCGGTGCCGGCATCTTCACCCTCACCGGCCGGGCCGCTCACCTGTATGCGGGCCCGTCCATCGTCATCAGCTTCGCGGTGGCCGCTTTCGCCTGCGGCCTGGCAGCCCTCTGTTATGCCGAATTCGCTTCTACCGTCCCGGTTTCGGGCTCCGCTTATACCTTCTCGTATGCGACTCTCGGCGAGCTGGTCGCGTGGATCATCGGATGGGACCTCCTCCTGGAGATGATGCTCGGCGCGAGCGTCGTGGCGCAGGGGTGGTCGCAGTACTTCGTGGTGCTGCTGTCCAGGGTGGGGATCACCTGGCCTGCGTCTTTGGCGCCGGGCTCGTGGTTCGATCTGCCGGCTTTCCTCTTGGTCGTCGTGCTGACTGCGTTGATCGCCTATGGCATCAAGGAGTCGATGCGGGTCAATTTGATCCTGGTGGCGTTGAAGTTGTTCATCGTGCTCTTCGTGATCGTGGCGGGCCTGTTCTACGTCAACGCCTCGAACTACTCCCCGTTCATCCCGGAGGCGAAGGCGTCCGCCGAGGTCGGCGGTTCGTGGCTGACGGCTCCGCTGGTGCAGACGCTCTTCGGTTTCACGCCGACGACCTTCGGGTGGGGCGGTATCTTCGCGGGCGCGTCGATCGTCTTCTTCGCCTACATCGGTTTCGACGTGGTGGCGACGACGGCCGAGGAGGCGAAGAATCCGCAGCGTGATCTGCCGATCGGCATCATCGCGTCGCTGGTGATCTGCACGGTGTTGTACATCGCGGTGTCTTTGGTGATCACCGGCATGGTTCCTTATGAGCAGATCAACCCGAAGGCGGCGTTGGCGACGGCGTTCGAGTCGGTGGGCAGGCCTGCTTATGCGACGTTGATCGCGGCTGGTGCGGTGGCGGGTCTGTGCACTGTGGTGATGACGTTGATGATCGGCGCGACGCGGGTGACTTTCGCGATGTCCCGTGACTGGCTGCTGCCGGCGTCGTGGGGTGTGACGAGTTCACGGACGGGCACTCCGGTGCGCCTGACCTTGGCGATCGGCTTGTTCGTGGCCTTGGTGGCGGGTTTCACGCCGATCGGCACCTTGGAGGAGATGGTCAACATCGGTACGTTGACCGCTTTCATCCTGGTGTCTTTGGCGGTGCCTGCATTGCGTCGTAAGCGCCCTGATCTGAAGCGTTCTTTCAAAGTGCCGGGTAGTCCGGTGTTGCCGGTGTTGTCGGCGGTGGCGTGTTTCTGGTTGACCTTGAATCTGTCGGTGGAGACGTGGATTCGTTTCGTGGCGTGGATGGCTTTGGGCCTGGCGATCTATTTCGCTTACGGGTACCGGAATTCTCGTCTGGAGAAGAATGCGCCGACGGCGGAGGCCCAGGACGCAGCTCGGCATGAGCACCATGGCGGCAACCCCGCCGTGGGTGGCGACTTCTGA
- a CDS encoding substrate-binding domain-containing protein: protein MRAVNTGGTKLFTVAVAAALVATSAACSTRENKGGESASSATPPPYAPIAAGSSVALALPLGSRVEASVKAELTKAGFKVISRMSDRPDDQDHFVGLLLEEKPQVLVVDALDGGRIAERLSQAKKAGVVVIATGALPRNSESIDYYVGSNPSARGKAQGEAVATAVAGRRPGEPSRVEIFAGRKDDVTARLQFDATIAELKPKQDQKLIEFPSGRTDFDRAAVESGEIGKAVEQLFRDRYTDSAPEALVAQHDGAALAAVKAVAELKKSVPVVVGAGSSAEGVRALMAGQLAATTWEDQDRVGAELATFVSDLTKKDRPNLDKQSLSTGKREVGTRLIMPVTSVTRAMAKDVYAKDEVLNKLTG, encoded by the coding sequence GTGCGTGCTGTGAATACAGGTGGGACAAAACTCTTCACCGTCGCGGTGGCAGCCGCGCTGGTCGCCACGTCCGCGGCCTGCTCGACCCGCGAGAACAAGGGCGGCGAGTCAGCGAGCTCGGCGACCCCGCCGCCCTACGCCCCGATCGCCGCAGGCTCATCCGTCGCCCTGGCCTTGCCACTCGGCAGCCGCGTGGAAGCCTCCGTGAAAGCCGAACTCACGAAAGCCGGCTTCAAGGTCATCTCACGGATGTCGGACCGCCCCGACGACCAGGACCACTTCGTCGGACTCCTCCTGGAGGAAAAACCTCAAGTGCTGGTCGTCGACGCCCTCGACGGCGGACGGATCGCCGAACGGCTCTCCCAGGCCAAGAAAGCCGGCGTCGTCGTCATCGCCACCGGCGCACTACCCCGCAACAGCGAATCGATCGACTACTACGTCGGCTCGAACCCCTCGGCCCGCGGCAAAGCCCAAGGCGAAGCCGTCGCCACCGCCGTCGCCGGACGACGCCCCGGCGAACCCTCCCGGGTCGAGATCTTCGCCGGACGCAAGGACGATGTCACCGCACGACTCCAGTTCGACGCCACCATCGCCGAACTCAAACCGAAACAAGACCAGAAACTCATCGAGTTCCCCAGCGGACGCACCGACTTCGACCGGGCAGCCGTCGAGAGCGGCGAGATCGGCAAAGCCGTCGAACAGCTCTTCCGCGACCGTTACACCGACAGCGCACCGGAGGCACTGGTCGCCCAGCACGACGGGGCGGCGCTCGCGGCGGTGAAGGCGGTGGCCGAGTTGAAGAAGTCGGTGCCGGTGGTGGTGGGTGCCGGGTCGTCCGCTGAGGGTGTGCGGGCGTTGATGGCGGGCCAGTTGGCGGCGACGACGTGGGAGGACCAGGACCGGGTCGGCGCGGAGTTGGCGACTTTCGTGTCGGATCTGACGAAGAAGGACCGCCCGAACTTGGACAAGCAGAGCCTGTCGACGGGGAAGCGTGAGGTCGGGACGCGGCTGATCATGCCGGTGACGAGTGTGACCCGGGCGATGGCGAAGGACGTCTACGCGAAGGACGAGGTGTTGAACAAGCTCACTGGTTGA
- a CDS encoding RDD family protein, producing MTGTPTGPPQHNSGGQQPPASGPVASWPSMQGQQNADSQGNNSAQQGAPKWGQPGYGGSESSAAAGQQPQYGQAPAGQPQYGQPSQAQPQYGQQPQYGQPQQPQYGQPQGQPQYGQPQYGQYAAPAGQNPQQGVWAQPNYGAGAPAWQSQYGQAGPQVQPASPGMRVLALLVDGFFIFVGLFVLVFVLGILIAIGGGGKSGSSSVAGVLGFLIGILLPYAYYGYFDGVQGATWGKKICGIRVVRVADGQQIGFWKGVLRLFILSVTNSFFCLGAFSVFFDSTGRNRGWHDQAAEAIVVKR from the coding sequence ATGACTGGCACGCCGACAGGGCCGCCGCAGCACAATTCCGGGGGGCAGCAGCCGCCGGCGTCTGGGCCGGTGGCTTCGTGGCCGTCGATGCAGGGACAGCAGAACGCTGATTCTCAGGGGAACAACTCTGCGCAGCAGGGTGCCCCGAAGTGGGGCCAGCCGGGATACGGGGGTTCCGAATCCTCGGCGGCTGCCGGCCAGCAGCCGCAGTACGGGCAGGCTCCGGCCGGGCAGCCTCAGTACGGCCAGCCATCGCAGGCACAGCCGCAGTACGGGCAGCAGCCGCAATACGGCCAACCGCAGCAGCCGCAATACGGCCAACCGCAGGGGCAGCCTCAGTACGGCCAGCCGCAGTACGGCCAGTACGCGGCACCTGCTGGTCAAAACCCGCAGCAGGGTGTGTGGGCGCAGCCGAACTACGGGGCGGGCGCCCCGGCCTGGCAGTCACAGTACGGTCAGGCCGGCCCTCAGGTGCAGCCCGCATCGCCGGGGATGCGTGTCCTGGCACTGCTGGTGGATGGCTTCTTCATTTTCGTGGGCTTGTTCGTTCTCGTGTTCGTGCTGGGCATCCTGATTGCGATAGGCGGTGGGGGGAAGAGCGGTTCTTCTTCGGTCGCCGGAGTGTTGGGCTTCCTCATCGGCATACTCCTCCCGTACGCCTATTACGGGTATTTCGATGGAGTCCAAGGCGCCACGTGGGGCAAGAAGATCTGTGGAATACGAGTGGTGCGAGTTGCTGACGGGCAGCAGATCGGGTTCTGGAAAGGCGTGCTGCGTCTTTTCATCCTGTCTGTGACCAACTCCTTCTTCTGCCTGGGGGCCTTCTCGGTTTTCTTCGACTCGACCGGGCGCAACCGGGGCTGGCATGACCAAGCCGCCGAGGCGATCGTGGTGAAACGCTGA
- a CDS encoding RHS repeat domain-containing protein gives MASLTRDGVSVAYTFPAALPKPNADGPRLTYPEVYPGVDLVLTATSSTFSQVLVVKNRQAAKDPRVRSWKVKTDVSGGSLAGSKGGYVVKNSQGKEVLAGAAPIAWDATVPDPAPGRSDRPGAGNAPAPEAGRKAGHPAPAMGNTQKPMGLKVEGGALALSAPVELLDDESTTFPVSLDPTVYLANTCWFMVDSAYPNQEYANYTGSVGSAWGTHEAAGFNNYSGTHVKRLFFEFSNDRLVGKNITYATFNAFQAFAVTCDQNEGNNAYVLNTEISRPLTWNSQPANMTQSYGTFKGKTNPTYCNNGKVQGTWDITAAVKGRQGGNAATTTVVLKGSNGGSNSSWQRWLDPTTGHLNAPILAFDYNYDNIPALADLNVASPGVGMQSWYPVEEFAIRENLSLAVNVANGNVIVRDTDLKSNAPGVGLRLDRWYNSLSKATGTFGQAWKSGVGSDVRLVEDVPAATVYFVGPSGFISKWVNGKPDPGLNGTLTKNSDGTYRVKAQSSHLTMDFGKTGMLANIWDANGVGQAFGYNADGTTNVIVDAAGRKVQYTYAGGRAAKITQTGTDGQSRSTGYTYDGNGRLATSTDADGNTTRYAYEASGRLASITTARGAKLSIGYDSSGRAISIARDRDGGGQDTWRFTYNSQTQTTEVDPNGGHWFHPLDAVKKRTSVRDPYGNTQSQSFTANNNIATTTDAMGAGGGAGGNIVQFSWDTNNNPTQVKMPTGATSTLAYGSQAGCGSDGSGAGDKVTCATDAAGNKTGMTWDPAGNLTSSTAGAGKAGAATTTYTYQGVKGATGSDTACGGMKGQLCTATQPVVAGQSTGWKVTNTYDAYGNLTKSAGSNAALLGNRTFTYDGYGRVKSATDGKGSTLTYRYDNRDHITSVTGAKTTDDTWDADGNQTGNDGASISYDKQNRQTSLSVAGKSTRATYDAKGNLATYTDDTGATTTYQYFWHGRVASIALNGATCNWGRENSTAPGTALTDKAQAGCVKFAYDNNGLETGRVYPGGVIQSRAYDASSRVVAISSQTNNTGGLLTSQGYTYSKAGTDQTNVQTWSTRAPSLTPGPANGASQTFTYDSQNRVTGVVETGGSPASWGYAYDPMGNRTSGTRSGNTGATGNETATYNQASLLVSNTHGAFSYDKNGNEINAPGGPAGSAIPARTGQQTDAVGNVTSMTVAGASLSYGYSGTNPGLYNQLLSGPKATYARSILGLALSSQNVGGKTIRYITHPSGANIGYVAPEGQAWFLTDRLGTIIGLANDGGALIGSYSYDPYGVPRATAETGTVAGYNIHRYAGGLYDKTTGLTRFGVRWYNPATGRFATPDPSGKEKNNYLYAGGNCCNQIDPTGESFWDDLGHITLTVMGGVAGAAIGAGYGLLFGGAPGGLIGAAIGAGCVGNLVGSALDGSDRPGFDCVKGAAAGAIPGMAGRKFVGQLAKTL, from the coding sequence ATGGCGTCATTGACTCGTGATGGGGTCAGCGTGGCGTACACCTTTCCAGCGGCGTTGCCCAAGCCGAACGCGGATGGTCCTCGACTGACCTATCCGGAGGTTTATCCGGGCGTGGACCTGGTGTTGACGGCAACATCCTCGACCTTCTCTCAGGTGCTGGTGGTGAAGAACCGTCAGGCGGCCAAGGATCCCAGGGTGCGTTCGTGGAAGGTCAAGACCGATGTGAGCGGTGGCTCTCTTGCCGGGAGCAAGGGCGGGTACGTCGTCAAGAACAGCCAGGGCAAGGAGGTGTTGGCTGGTGCTGCGCCGATCGCGTGGGATGCCACGGTCCCGGACCCGGCGCCGGGTCGCTCTGACCGTCCGGGGGCCGGGAACGCGCCGGCTCCGGAGGCGGGTCGCAAGGCGGGGCATCCGGCTCCGGCGATGGGGAACACCCAAAAGCCGATGGGGTTGAAGGTCGAGGGTGGGGCGTTGGCGTTGTCGGCGCCGGTGGAGCTGCTCGATGATGAGTCGACGACGTTCCCGGTGTCATTGGATCCGACGGTGTATCTGGCGAATACATGCTGGTTCATGGTCGATTCGGCCTACCCGAATCAGGAGTACGCCAACTACACCGGCTCTGTTGGTAGCGCGTGGGGCACGCACGAGGCGGCCGGGTTCAACAACTACTCCGGCACGCACGTGAAGAGACTGTTCTTCGAGTTCAGCAACGACCGTCTGGTGGGCAAGAACATCACGTATGCCACGTTCAACGCTTTCCAGGCGTTCGCGGTGACCTGTGACCAGAACGAGGGCAACAACGCCTATGTGTTGAACACCGAGATCTCTCGTCCTCTCACGTGGAACTCCCAGCCGGCGAACATGACCCAGTCGTACGGGACGTTCAAGGGCAAGACGAACCCGACCTATTGCAACAACGGCAAGGTGCAGGGCACCTGGGATATCACGGCAGCGGTGAAGGGTCGCCAGGGCGGTAACGCCGCGACGACCACGGTCGTGTTGAAGGGTTCCAACGGGGGGTCGAACTCGTCCTGGCAGCGGTGGTTGGATCCCACCACAGGGCACTTGAACGCGCCGATCCTGGCCTTCGACTACAACTACGACAACATCCCGGCGTTGGCCGACCTCAACGTCGCCAGCCCTGGTGTGGGGATGCAGTCGTGGTACCCGGTCGAGGAGTTCGCGATCCGGGAGAATCTGTCCCTGGCGGTCAACGTGGCCAATGGCAACGTGATCGTGCGTGATACCGACCTGAAGAGCAATGCGCCCGGAGTCGGGCTGAGGCTGGACCGCTGGTACAACTCCCTGTCCAAGGCCACCGGCACGTTCGGACAGGCCTGGAAGTCCGGGGTGGGCTCGGATGTGCGACTGGTCGAGGATGTCCCGGCCGCGACGGTGTACTTCGTCGGCCCGTCGGGGTTCATCAGCAAGTGGGTCAACGGCAAACCCGATCCGGGGTTGAACGGCACCTTGACCAAGAACAGCGATGGCACCTACCGGGTGAAGGCTCAGAGCAGCCACCTCACGATGGACTTCGGAAAGACCGGGATGCTGGCCAACATCTGGGATGCCAACGGGGTCGGTCAGGCGTTCGGGTACAACGCCGATGGCACCACCAACGTCATCGTGGATGCTGCAGGCCGGAAGGTGCAGTACACCTATGCCGGTGGGCGGGCAGCCAAGATCACCCAGACCGGCACCGATGGGCAGTCCCGCTCGACGGGTTACACCTACGACGGCAACGGCCGCCTGGCTACGAGTACCGACGCCGACGGGAACACCACCCGGTATGCCTATGAGGCCAGTGGCCGGTTGGCCTCGATCACCACCGCCCGCGGGGCGAAACTGAGCATCGGCTATGACTCCTCCGGCCGGGCGATCAGTATCGCCCGCGACCGGGACGGCGGTGGCCAGGACACCTGGCGTTTCACCTACAACTCCCAGACCCAGACCACAGAGGTCGACCCGAACGGCGGCCACTGGTTCCACCCCCTGGACGCCGTCAAGAAGCGCACCAGCGTGCGCGATCCGTACGGCAACACACAGTCCCAGTCCTTCACGGCGAACAACAACATCGCCACGACCACCGACGCGATGGGTGCCGGAGGCGGAGCCGGTGGCAACATCGTGCAATTCTCCTGGGACACCAACAACAACCCCACCCAGGTGAAGATGCCTACCGGGGCAACGTCCACGCTGGCCTACGGCAGCCAGGCCGGATGCGGTTCCGACGGTTCCGGAGCCGGGGACAAGGTCACTTGCGCCACCGATGCCGCCGGGAACAAGACCGGCATGACCTGGGACCCGGCCGGTAACCTGACCTCTTCCACCGCCGGGGCGGGCAAGGCCGGCGCGGCGACCACGACGTACACCTATCAGGGTGTCAAGGGCGCTACCGGTTCGGACACCGCCTGCGGCGGCATGAAGGGCCAGCTGTGCACCGCGACCCAGCCCGTCGTGGCCGGTCAATCCACCGGCTGGAAGGTCACCAATACCTACGACGCCTACGGCAACCTGACCAAGTCAGCCGGCTCGAACGCTGCCCTGTTGGGGAACCGAACTTTCACCTATGACGGGTACGGTCGCGTGAAGTCCGCCACGGACGGCAAGGGCTCCACCCTGACGTACCGCTACGACAACCGGGACCACATCACCTCCGTGACCGGCGCGAAGACGACCGATGACACCTGGGACGCCGACGGCAACCAAACCGGTAACGACGGCGCATCCATCAGCTACGACAAGCAGAACCGGCAGACCTCCCTGAGCGTGGCCGGTAAGTCCACCAGGGCCACCTATGACGCGAAGGGGAACCTGGCGACCTACACCGACGACACCGGCGCGACCACCACCTACCAGTACTTCTGGCACGGGCGGGTCGCTTCGATCGCGCTGAACGGTGCGACCTGCAACTGGGGCCGGGAGAACTCCACCGCTCCCGGAACGGCCTTGACCGACAAAGCCCAGGCCGGCTGCGTGAAGTTCGCCTATGACAACAACGGCCTGGAGACCGGGCGGGTCTACCCCGGCGGGGTCATCCAATCCCGCGCCTATGACGCCTCCAGCCGGGTCGTGGCGATCTCCTCGCAGACGAACAACACCGGTGGCCTGCTCACCTCCCAGGGATACACCTACTCCAAGGCCGGAACCGACCAGACCAATGTGCAGACCTGGTCCACCCGCGCACCTTCCCTGACACCAGGCCCGGCCAATGGCGCCTCTCAAACGTTCACCTACGACAGCCAGAACCGGGTCACCGGTGTGGTCGAGACCGGGGGCAGCCCGGCCAGTTGGGGGTATGCCTACGACCCGATGGGTAACCGCACCTCAGGGACCCGCTCCGGGAACACCGGCGCCACCGGGAACGAGACTGCGACCTACAACCAGGCCTCCCTGCTGGTCAGCAACACCCACGGAGCCTTCAGCTACGACAAGAACGGCAACGAGATCAACGCCCCGGGTGGACCTGCAGGCTCCGCCATCCCCGCACGCACCGGCCAGCAGACCGACGCGGTCGGGAATGTCACGTCCATGACCGTGGCCGGGGCGTCCCTGTCCTACGGGTACAGCGGGACCAACCCGGGCCTGTACAACCAGCTCCTGTCCGGACCCAAGGCCACCTACGCCCGCTCCATCCTCGGCTTGGCCCTGTCCAGCCAGAACGTGGGCGGCAAGACCATCCGTTACATCACCCACCCCTCAGGGGCCAACATCGGGTACGTCGCTCCCGAAGGGCAGGCCTGGTTCCTCACCGACCGCCTCGGCACGATCATCGGCCTGGCCAACGATGGAGGCGCACTCATCGGGTCTTACTCCTACGACCCGTACGGCGTCCCCCGGGCCACCGCCGAAACCGGGACGGTGGCCGGCTACAACATCCACCGTTACGCCGGCGGCCTGTACGACAAAACCACCGGCCTCACCAGATTCGGCGTCCGCTGGTACAACCCCGCCACCGGCCGCTTCGCCACCCCCGACCCCTCCGGCAAAGAAAAGAACAACTACCTCTACGCCGGCGGCAACTGCTGCAACCAGATCGACCCCACCGGAGAGTCTTTCTGGGATGACCTGGGGCATATCACTCTGACGGTTATGGGTGGCGTCGCGGGTGCAGCTATTGGTGCTGGGTACGGCCTTCTGTTTGGTGGTGCTCCAGGGGGCCTAATAGGCGCTGCTATTGGCGCTGGCTGTGTGGGTAATCTCGTTGGTTCAGCGCTCGATGGGAGCGACAGGCCTGGATTCGACTGTGTGAAAGGGGCTGCTGCCGGCGCTATCCCTGGAATGGCTGGAAGGAAGTTTGTAGGACAGCTTGCGAAGACTCTCTGA